CATGTCAGAGTGCCAATAATTCTAAGATAAGTCAACAACTGCAGAAAACTATGTCCATGATTAGGAGGAACCAAGTGCCACAATCAAATCTCTTAGCTAAACTATAACAATAAAAAGAAAACCTTCACACATATTAAAAATCAAAGCACAGAGCTCTAAAAATTTCACTAAGCCAGTTGCAGCAACATGAATTCTCATTTCATTTCTATTTGGTATGTGCAGATATATATCAACAAAAAATCAGAGTAAAAGATGATGATAGGATTAGTAACATCAAAAATCTTAAACCAGaatacaaaaagaaagaaaaacaaaggacTCATTCACCCTTTATGCTATCAGTGTTAATCATTCTTCAACACTACATAGAAATACAACTCACCACATCAACCATAACTCTCCTCCACAGCTTGTTCTCGCAGCGGCCATCGAGAACacaatcttctcctcctcctcatagCTTCCGTGCTGCAattatcaaatcaaatcaatgaTGTATATTTATTTATGGTTGAGacttgggagtatgcatgacatgttttagaaatgctttgaaaaggaaaaaaaatatccGCATTTGCAAACTACTGATGAAAACCGTTGCATATTTATAAGAGAAAGATTATTACTGTGACCCCCGGAAATTGAAGCATTACATTCTTCCTTTATCATGAGAAGTCCATGAGTGAAGCagtctccttctccttctctggcCGAACCACCACACCTTCACCTTTTCTGCCCAAGAAACACACCATGAACCTTCACCTTCATCCTTGAGAGCTACCCTAAAGCTTCAATCTTCAGTGTCAGACCTcgaattaaataaattattttatttatttaatttttgtaaTTCTAGCGTCGCTCGCTATTTTATCGTGTATTTGTGTTTGAACTATTATCCATGCCACGcttgataaaattattttatggcATATGTGACTTGTATTATTTAATTGAGTGTTTATATTTTACtactttatattattttctcgaTGATGAAAAATAATGACGCGATCGCCACATGTcgttttattattatttggtggtgcgaaatatatataattttcccAACCCAGATTTAATTGTAATTTTGTGGAATTAATTTAAgtgataattaaatttgagatttttttttatgaagtaTCATTTGTTCACaggaataatattataattattttcatgTGTTTATTCCTAATATAATTTTAAGGAGCTTATATTTCCTAAATAAACTtattttcattcttcttctgTCTTCATGTGTCTGTCTTCATGTGTCGGGTAGTAGTGAGGATGGAGGTCGATATTACCTAACAACAGTGATGTTGATTGTTGTGGAGGTGGTTGTCATCCAATAgcagagtggtggtggtggtggaggttgtGGCGGTGGCGACAAAGCTAGTGGTCGCAGAGGGCGGAGGTGACGCTGATGGTAGAAGTTGTGATAGCGGCGATGGTGATGGAGGTGGTGATAATGGTGGAGTGGAGTGGTGGAAGCGGTGGTAGTGATTACAaatgttgtggtggtggtggaggtagaCCTTACCTTATGGGAACAATCGTTGTGGCGGTGGAAGCGACAATGGTGGAGGTTGGTGGAAGGTTGAGGTGATGATGGGGGCGACAATGATAAAGGTGGTGGggtagtggtggcggtggaaGGTGGCCATGGTGGTAGCGGTAGTGAAGGTTGTGGAGGCAACAAAAGTGATGGTAGAAAGATAGTCATAGCATAAATAAGAGCACGACATAATAATTTtcataagaaaataaattactttttctatatatataaaagctcctcctaatacaatttttttaaatgttccTAATTATCCTTTTCTTTGAtgaaaataatttgtttttttatatggAATTTTTCATAATTGTGTATGAAAAAATGGTTATTAAaagttaaattaaaaatacgtagaactaattttattaaaaaggaAACCACAAGGGGTGGCTAGTGTGTTGATGGATACTGATGGAAATCAAGTctgtaataatttaaacaaattaggaattatttatttttaaaatttaaaataaatttatttttatttatttacttatttgtcCAAATCAAATAATTATTACAAATTTGCGgacaaaaatataattaaactaATTAGTTAATGTAATTAATAACATAATAgatcattaataactattttttttattacaagaggaaaaacttagtaataactaattaatattaaagATAGATATAGTTCTTTTTGTTTAAAAGCTAAGAATTactcttttctaatatatatttattcattACGTGGTCGGTTTTATGAcacactactagaaaaactacTTTTAACATCGGGCCAAAATCACTTTTTACATCGGTTCATAACCGATGTAAGTAAGGGTGATGTAGTATGTCAccaccttttcacatcggttgtacaaccgatgtgaaaagtaatttttcACATCGGGCGAATcaaataaccgatgtgaaaagtatacatttcacatcggttggtaGGAAATAACCGATGTGGAAAGTTagacatttcacatcggttcttTTCGCAACCGATGTgaatactcttttttttttttatatacatatTTTACATCAGCTGATTTTCTAACCGAGGTGAAATgtccttttttttccttttttttttcagttttttcacAGTAATTTGAGCTGAATATTCATTGATCATTAATAATTGATCATGCATTGCCAaatattttttggaaaaaaccAAGGAAACGGTCCAAAGCCAAAATACAAAGTAACCAAAACTAGCTAAGCTAAAGATAAACTAGCTAAGCTAAAGAAAAGACTAAGGTAGTAAAGTCTCGAACTACTAAAGCAATAAGATAGTAAGAACTCTAAAGCTACTAATCCAAAGGCAACAAACTGCCCAAATGTTAGCAAGTCCAAGTCTAAGGTTTCTCGACTCTTTGGCAAAATTCCCATCAATATTCTTCCATTGCAAAGAATCAGCTACATGGCGAATTTTTCCATCATCAATTCTCTCTTCTGCATGCCATCTAAGGTTCCTTGCGTCATTTGCATTAGAGAACAATCTCTTGAACCTTGAAATTATTGGTAGGTACCATAACACTTTTGCAGGAGGACCCTTTGTGCTCACATCATCATTGGAATCGCCATCTTTCTTTTTGTAGCGTGAGGCCTTGCACTTCGGACAATGATCATagttttcaaactcttttcTGTATAAGATGCAATCATTAGGGCATGCATGTATTTTTTCATACTCCATGCCCATCGGACACAATACTTTCTTGGCTTCATAATGACGATTCGGCATTGTGTTACCTTCTGGAAGCATTTCTTTCAACAATCCAAGCAAATCAGTGAAACTTTTATCACTCCATCCATTTTTCGccttcaaattaaacaatctTAACACAGCTGACAACCGTGTAAAGTTTGTGCATCCCGGGTACAAAGGTTCTTCCTTGTCTTTACATAAAGTATCATACACATGCGCTCTCTTGAATGATTCTTCTCCAATATCATGTATCATGTCTTCCAGCCGATCATCTGTATCTACAcatactttctctctttgtGATACACTTGGAGTTACTACTTCACCATGCCATATCCATCGTGTATAATTTTGACAAATCCCTTTCCAAGCTAGATGGTCCCTTATTTCAGCCTTAGTAAGTTTTGGGTCCCGGTTCCCACAAGAAACACAAGGACATGGAAAAAGCCCCTTATTGTTTGGAAGATTCTTTTCAGCAAATTCTAGAAATTCTACCACTCCTTTATCAAACTCATCACTTAATCGATTAGCTCTCATCCAACTACGATCCATAACTACGTTCTGAAAATTAACACATACTAAATTAGAGAATTGTGATAAACTAGATACAAACTTAACATTATTGACACTAGAACCAAACTCATCAACATTTTCCAAATCATAAACTAAAGACAACCTAAAAATTAATTGAAGAAAATCGAACATGAACAAGCATTCaaattaaataagtttaaaaacgATTCACGAATTCAGAGCCAGTTTtagaaaatagttttaaagtgAAAACAAACTTACAACAAGATGGAAGAGTTTTGCAATGGCTGGTAGAGTTTGCCGGAGCTGGAGTGGCTGGAAGAGTTCGCAGACGAGGGTTCTTGCtctgaaaatcacaaaaaactAGTTAATTGAAGAAGCAAAAGTAGTTCAGTGTACACAAAAAACTAGTTAATTGAAGAAGCAAAAGTAGTTGATTCCAAACACTCTGAATTCTGAAAATGCTCAATTTCATTCAATAATAACTCCGATGTTGAATTTGCAAAACCCAATTCAGTGTAGATAAAATTGGCAGTGTACAAAGTAGGATTCGGAAGCCAGGAAACAAAAGAAGCAAAAGTAGTTCAGGAAAGCACTatcaacaacaataataattgaTTATATTCTCAATCATGCGTTACCAAAACAGAGTCTTCTTTCTGTAACCCCCAATTCAACCAAACACAACAGAATACAAAACAGAGAACCAAACACGATTTTAAAATGAAGCAATTAACCGAATCCAAAGAACAATAGAAAGCAAAATTTACCAGCAACACCGATGAGCCAAACAAAAGTGGTGAAGGAAAAGGGAAACGCAGAACGCGATGCTTAATAGTTGAAACTCGCAGGGCAATGGCGTGCGTGCGTGTTGCTTCTACTTCACAAAAACGTGAAATGGATTCAGAATTTGAGATTGATTCCACGCCAACAAACAAAAATCGAAACCCTAAGTTTTggaattttaatcaattttttccctttttcttgCTCGTTTCTGTTGTTTAGGGAAAAATTGCAGCAAAAATCTCAGCAACCAACGAACACGAAAATTAGCTTAAAGCAGGGACGTAGTTAACTGATTACAGAGAAGCCCAAATTCCAGCAAACTTACCTTGTAGCAAACTTAGTTTTCCATCTTCTTCCTGAATCGGCAAAACCCACAAGCTAGGTTTCCATCTTCTTCCTTAATCGGAAAAACCCACGAAGCAGGAGTGGCGGCGAATCAAGAGCCACGAGCAGGAGCGGCGGCCAGTCACGAGTAGAGCGGCGGCGAGCAACGACCAGAGCGGCGGCGAGAGACTGAGTTGCTTGCGGCGGCGAGAGACTTGTGCGTGTTGGGGTTTTGGTGAACTGAGATTTGTGCGTGTTGGGGTTTTGTTGTGTGagagacttttcacatcgggcataatcccaaccgatgtgaaaaggtacttcactaaaatttcaaaattgccaCCGCCTAGACCTTTTACATCGGGTTATATAGAAACCGATGTAATAAATGACTTTTCCCATCGGGCCTAatcccaaccgatgtgaaaagtctcagAAAGTTCACCATAATTTCAAAACTGCCACCGCGTTgcctttcacatcggttatgacatcaaccgatgtgaaaacctCGATGTGAAATATACTTTTTCTAGTAGTGACAGTTGGCTGAAAAAAGAATAATGTAATGAAAAAACTTATAAAACAACCATAGCTTCACGGCTTATGCACCACGAACTTCACAATATCTGCACCAGCTTGTTTCAAGGATTCCATTCCCATTCAAcagttccaaattgaacttggACCCGAGGCCTGGTAATAACACTTTTGGGGAAGATCACCCTCACTCCATTATTTGGTAGCCCAATGCTACCAAATTGAATGCGATGAAAGTGTGCTCTGGATTCCAAGACATGAAGGGGAAGATTGGCCCAGCAGCCACATGAGCTGGCGTAGCCTCAATGGCAGCATGTCCTGTAGGCTCTACAACCTCAACAGCAACATAAGCGAAATCAAATCTTCAACACTCGGCCGGCTATAGAAGGAATGAGGCATTGGTTGTTTTGGGTTGGGGACGATACAAGCACCTTCTTCCATTAGTTAAGAGGTGTATAGAATGCAAAGTTGGATGGTTTTGGAAGtggttaattaataatattacgtcttcagttttttttttttggaatcaCTGGGTTACTGTTTGAATCCATGCTATCTGGCTTCTAGAAATCAAGATATGAAGAATGGGTGTATATCTAAAGGGACGTGTCTGTCTTCAAACCAGAAAAAAGGGTATGTTGTGTGTAGCTTTTTTAATCAAaggatatttttgtaattaaaaaaattgagaaagatTTGGGTATGCAAAAACTAATACCCTATTGATGACGTGATTGATAAGTGTCAATTTTACGTACTTTTCACTCTTATTTTGGACCCTTATATGACATGTGTGcttcatttatatatcattttaaCTCTCATTTTAGTAGTTTATTATAAATCTAGTTTTAGGTTAGATTTCATGTCAAATACTAGTTTAATCCCTATATTTTGTGTAGGAAAGCATTGGTTCCTTGATGCTTGAAGCAACGGAGTTACAGAAGTAAAGATTGTTTGAAGCTTGAAGCTTGAAGCTTGCTTGAAGCAAAGGACTAACAAAAGTAAAGATTTCCTGAAGCTTTCAGCTTGCTTGAAGCAAAGGAATTACATAAGGGATATTGCTTGCTGCTCCAAGATTGCTTCAAGCAATCATTTTACAATAAGTTGTTCTTTTTCTCTGGAGAATGCTTGAAGTTTGCTTGAAGCGGAAAAGGAAGGAAGTAAGGCGGTGAAGAATTCTTCCTCACGAAGAAAGCTATCCTGAAGATGCTTGAAGCGAACTTGGAGCAATCTCGACAGCGATCTTCTATAAAAGgcccaaacacacactttgAAAGGGTGAAAAATCAGAACAGAAAGAACACAACCCAAAGATAGAAAACACGCAGGaaagaagaggagaaggaggtCTAAGGTCCTTGCGCCGTCCGCCGAACTGGAGACACGCCGACGTCGGCACGGGATCGTCATCTCTTCCTAGTTTCTTCTTGTAAGCCTTTAAgcatccatgaaaatggatagctaagcTCTTTTTGTTGGGATTGGTTGTAGCCTTTTGGCCTTTATGTACTCACTTTGATCTTAATATATGAACCTATGTTTCTATGGATGGTTTCAATGATTTTACTTTGTTCTTAATGCTTGTTTTAGCTTGATCACCTAAGACATGAAAATGGATTTGATATGTTTAGTGAGAACTAGCTAATTAAATCTGATCTAGGTAAATATCATCTAATGAATCTAAGATCTAGAGATAGGATTGGATCATTAGTCAAACTAACATCTATGTTTAATGCTTCTTGCTTTGTTAATCAATCAAGAGATTGATGGTTAATTTAGTAAGATGATGATCTTCGCATAGATGTTAGTTTGACTAATGATCCAATCGTGTAGCAAGATAAGATATGGTGTGATGGAACCAATCATAGGATAAGATTTATGTATGAAGTCTTAGAGTGCGTAAAAGTTAATCGGTGAATTCCAATTCCAACAATCGTCTCCTCTTGATTTCAAACCTCTTTTATATCGTTTTGTTAAGGCTTTTCACTTATTTTCATGTTCAACAAACAATCAATCTCTTTTTAAAACCATCGTTTGAGTTTGTTAACTATTGAACGAtgtaagtattacacctcccaatggatacgacaaaaccctttactatactacaattgaggcTTGAAAGATTCGAAAGTAGAGCGGTAAAATAATATTTCATCAGTGATCAGTCATAAGTAAGAAACTAGATGTTAGACCTGCGCGTTGCACggagatgttttttttttagtaaaatgataaatattttaaaacataAATGAAATGCAAAGAGTTATAAAATTGTAAGTTATAAGATCGTAAGTTAAAAGAGTTATAAAACCATCAAGAACCAACTATGGCCAAACCCAAGGAAACGAAGGATAACCATTTGGGTAAAACCTGCGGTGCCTTGTTCAACAGTCGTGTGGAACTGACTAAGCATATCGCTGAGCATCTCCGGGGGTGGTTTTCCCGGAGAAGAAAGCATTAGCTGCCTGCAttattgttctttctttcttcaattCATCGGAGTTAGGTTAGGGTTTCTTGTAGATATCGTTGATTTTTTATGGTCGCCGCTATCTTTGGTGCCAGCTTGTTTAGTTGGTACAAATATCAGAAGCTTCAGAAGGGCCATGTAGGTGACAACACGGCTGAGCAACATACAAGAGATTCTGCAGCCAACTAAGTGAAGATGGAGCAGGAGAAATTAGTACATCATGGTTCTTACCCCCAATAATAGAGTTGATACTAGTATAGTTGACATCAGATGCTTGAAAAGAGAAATTTCCACCAGAGTCCTCACTTTGATTTTCACTCTCCCACGTATGCTTTGGCTCAAGCAATAAAAATTTATCTGATTCCCATAAAATAGTAATTGTGTCGATAGTATTTGCTTGCATGAGAGGgtgtaaaatattttacacAATCGTCCCGAGggttagttcaagtggtaagggCTAAAGACATAAGAGATGGGGAGGGGAAgctccagggttcgaatcctgtaagagaattttgaaggaattttctaacttactagtAACAACCAACTACTAACACAAttgcctattaaaaaaaaaatgttccaCAATCAGCCAATTAGATTTTAAGAATGTGACTAGACACATTCTTATAATCTGATTAGTTGACGGTTCATTAGTTCATTAGTGCATCCTcctttttctcttcattttcattttggtCCCTTTTTCAATCTTTGTGTTCTGGTggcttatctatatctatactTACTTAAAAGAATCCCTTGGAATTACTATTCCTAAGAAAGGTTTCAATCCTGGCCATTGATTTCAAATGATTTGTATATTCTCATTCAATATTGGCCTTTGGTATATAGCATATTGTTGGCCCCACCTTACATTTCTCTCAcgtttctctttttctcttttcctttctttgtggTATTCTTCTTTTCTTCGATGACGAATTCTCTCCCCCCCCCCTAACCTAACACATTGTTTGGTAGAAGAGAGTTAGGgtagagagagatgagaggaagagagatagagGGACCTAACCTTGTTTGGTGGGAGAGAGATTGAGGggagagagagattgagggtGGGAAAAACCCACTTTTTAATCTCTTCGCGTTTTGCGAAGAGATTCACATGGggtcccttttttttttaattctggTGCAGTTAGTGGCGGTTCCAAACCGCcactaatatattttttgtccttttcttagcatttagtggcggttcagaaccgccactaaatgcGTTCTGACacctttataataaaaaaatgtttttttaatcaaaagtcaatttttatctttcttccacctcattattttccatctctctctctcctttatctctatcataccaaacaacctcaaaatctactctatttctctctactcaaactttctcttctctactctctcttctctatctctctctactctaccAAACAGAGCATAAGTGCGTCTTTCTTtcccctttttcttcttccatgaCCTAATCGCCTGCATCGATCATGTTTCTGCTGAAGGAGTACAGTGTGTTGCAGTCGTTTTGCTCTCCAATTTTTGTACTTTTGATGATCTCACCTTCTGCGTTGGAAAAGTTTTGGTGGAAGGTGAAGACTGTGGGCATTGGTTTGATTTCGACATAGATCGTCACATTTAGCTGGCTCTCTCACTGTATACTCTCTGATGTGTGGGAGCAGTTGGTGTCAATTGTAGTTGTTGCAGTttcaatgaagaagaaggtTAGTTACTTTGATTAGGGTTGTACTGTGTTATGATTGATGCAAGATTTCGtgtgattttaatttttgttgtgAATTGTTGAATCCATGCTGTTTTACTTTATCAAAATGAGAAGGGTGACAATTTTTTGTTGAAGTAGaactttgatttgatttgttACTCTCTTTTGTCAGTAGAAGAGAAGAATTAGAAGCAATGTTTGTCAGGTTACTGTTTTGATGTCAGCTTAGTACAAGAGGTTTGCCTTTTGGCAGTGTTCCAGCATTTTACTTACTGGCATCCTTCagtttaattaatttgaaattgaaatttgtaATGACCAACCTGTCTCACTTTGTATCCGTCTATAAATACTGGTGTATTGTGGTCTCTTTGTTGCTCTTGCTCATATCCTggtttgattttgatattgCTATTGCTTCATTGCTACCTATCTTCATATCTGATATCTGATATTTGTCTTGTGCCTTAATCTCAATCATGGCCTTTACTTTTGCACTTGCACTTGTCTATAAATACTGTCATTTTGTGATCTTCTTGCTGTGCTTGCTCATAACCCTTTTCTTTTGCTATTTCTACATTTCTACATAActgataattttcttttgattgTGATCGACTCACAGGTTCGTGTTATTTGATGCCTTGCAAATGGAAGACATCACTGAGTCATATGATGAGGGTGGTTCTTTTGATTCTGTGGTTGGTTCTTTTGGCTTATATAAAGTATTgcttttaagtttttaaattaaacTGCTCAATGGATTTACCATATTGTT
This is a stretch of genomic DNA from Lotus japonicus ecotype B-129 chromosome 1, LjGifu_v1.2. It encodes these proteins:
- the LOC130729201 gene encoding uncharacterized protein LOC130729201 codes for the protein MDRSWMRANRLSDEFDKGVVEFLEFAEKNLPNNKGLFPCPCVSCGNRDPKLTKAEIRDHLAWKGICQNYTRWIWHGEVVTPSVSQREKVCVDTDDRLEDMIHDIGEESFKRAHVYDTLCKDKEEPLYPGCTNFTRLSAVLRLFNLKAKNGWSDKSFTDLLGLLKEMLPEGNTMPNRHYEAKKVLCPMGMEYEKIHACPNDCILYRKEFENYDHCPKCKASRYKKKDGDSNDDVSTKGPPAKVLWYLPIISRFKRLFSNANDARNLRWHAEERIDDGKIRHVADSLQWKNIDGNFAKESRNLRLGLANIWAVCCLWISSFRVLTILLL